Proteins encoded in a region of the Kosmotoga arenicorallina S304 genome:
- a CDS encoding sugar 3,4-ketoisomerase — protein MRCFDNFVESKKRTAKPPELGSLVFFEAYRDIPFVFKRIYYIYGVMEGITRSHHAHKDLKQLLVCMYGAIEIVCYDGENKEYIVLNDPAKGLYIGPGKWHTMKWLKDDSVLLILASEYYDESDYIRDYDEFVRLVKEGYWKR, from the coding sequence GTGAGGTGTTTTGACAACTTTGTTGAATCTAAAAAAAGAACAGCAAAACCGCCGGAACTTGGTTCGCTTGTGTTTTTCGAAGCGTATAGAGATATCCCTTTTGTTTTCAAGCGAATTTACTACATCTATGGAGTAATGGAAGGTATTACCCGCAGTCATCATGCCCATAAGGATCTGAAGCAGTTGCTAGTTTGTATGTATGGCGCCATTGAGATCGTGTGCTATGATGGAGAGAATAAGGAATATATCGTTCTGAATGATCCGGCAAAAGGGTTATATATTGGTCCTGGAAAATGGCATACAATGAAATGGTTAAAAGATGATAGTGTTTTACTAATACTTGCATCTGAATACTACGATGAATCTGATTATATTCGTGATTATGATGAGTTTGTCAGACTTGTAAAGGAGGGTTACTGGAAGAGATGA
- a CDS encoding glycosyltransferase family 4 protein, with product MRIVHILSYFKPDLAYQENYLTVGQRELGHEVFIITSKFEPYFQINKGKRTHELGEFDYRGVKILRIRSLYEIKNRFIVFVNLLKHLRAIQPDMIFFHDHSPELLNCIRYVKKNPNTKLVIDIHSSFDNSMKSTFGPLYHKVLWRSIVKRIQKYYHKVFYVAPECRDFAIQVYGIDEGKLELLPLPGDASLIKNFTLYMNVRRRIREELGVSDSDRVIFHTGKLPGDKKTLEVLAAFQQIEDPSFKLFIVGSVENGFRDILNKYIERDNRIIYLGWKNASKLKELLVGGDLLLQPGSLSNTFIEAICAGIPLVLADTPQGRYLTKNGNGYLLDEISPESIKDGILHVLEKSNFQDYRERSIMASEEYHYINIAKKSVQ from the coding sequence ATGAGAATAGTCCACATTCTAAGCTACTTTAAGCCGGATTTGGCATATCAAGAAAACTATCTTACTGTTGGTCAAAGAGAGCTCGGTCACGAAGTTTTTATAATAACCAGTAAATTTGAACCGTATTTCCAAATAAACAAGGGGAAAAGAACTCATGAGTTAGGAGAATTTGACTATAGAGGTGTGAAAATACTCCGAATTAGGTCATTATATGAGATAAAGAATAGGTTCATTGTATTTGTCAATCTTCTCAAGCATCTTAGGGCTATCCAGCCAGATATGATATTTTTCCATGATCATTCGCCAGAATTGTTGAATTGCATACGATATGTTAAAAAGAACCCCAACACAAAGCTGGTAATAGATATTCATTCAAGTTTCGATAATTCAATGAAAAGCACTTTTGGGCCTTTATATCACAAGGTGTTATGGCGCTCAATAGTGAAAAGGATCCAGAAATATTACCATAAGGTTTTTTACGTCGCTCCTGAGTGCAGAGACTTTGCGATACAGGTTTATGGAATAGATGAAGGAAAATTGGAGTTATTACCTTTGCCAGGAGATGCTTCTTTAATTAAGAACTTCACACTCTATATGAATGTGAGACGGAGAATCAGAGAAGAACTTGGTGTATCAGACTCAGATAGAGTTATTTTTCATACAGGCAAATTACCTGGTGACAAAAAGACTTTGGAAGTACTTGCAGCATTTCAGCAAATTGAAGATCCAAGCTTTAAGCTCTTCATTGTTGGTAGTGTTGAAAATGGGTTCCGAGATATCTTGAACAAATACATAGAAAGGGATAATAGGATAATATATCTTGGGTGGAAAAACGCTTCAAAACTCAAAGAATTACTCGTCGGAGGGGATCTGCTACTCCAACCTGGCAGCCTGTCGAACACATTCATTGAAGCAATTTGTGCTGGTATACCATTGGTATTAGCGGATACTCCTCAAGGACGCTATTTGACCAAAAATGGAAATGGATATTTGCTAGATGAAATATCACCTGAGTCGATAAAAGATGGAATACTGCATGTTCTTGAAAAATCGAATTTTCAAGATTATAGAGAAAGATCCATCATGGCAAGTGAAGAATATCATTACATTAATATAGCGAAAAAGAGTGTACAATGA
- a CDS encoding glycosyltransferase family protein: MIVLFNLNSYLGGGEVLLVRLAEEFAKKDVEFCIVSSFDDGYINDEAKKYGFYVIRWPIPNDSVLYMTKNEKRKVIDFFAKKFHNNAKLEIFTFCFRDIYNAYVVFSNLNSIRATYSTGIFHPRDTHYLASYSLRKKRIIGINRKLLEIYVNYQSVSFMNEMNLQASLKNFDNSSYKIIPLPIPEHNEQSKKKAILSNRVIRIVWVGRFVDFKLSSIIMIIDFVRRNPGYHLTLIGYGPCEKRIRRYIRKNSVPNVDFAGKVHPDELDKKLLNYDIGYCMGTSILETAKLGIPTVIAAMLPKNYYKKNQGVCLGIFGKDSGFNLGELDIDDKSHLSSIDDCIKDIVENYAEYSSLTLSHVHRFEMGEITEEYLNLIKSSTLCLEKDSVVLPKPPIIKYVAKRIIYLVKGIKGGS, translated from the coding sequence ATGATTGTTCTCTTCAATCTGAACAGTTATCTTGGTGGTGGGGAAGTGTTATTAGTTAGGTTAGCAGAAGAGTTTGCCAAGAAGGATGTTGAGTTTTGTATTGTAAGTTCTTTTGATGATGGATATATAAATGATGAAGCAAAGAAGTATGGTTTCTATGTTATAAGATGGCCTATTCCCAATGATAGTGTTTTATATATGACCAAAAATGAGAAAAGAAAGGTAATCGATTTCTTTGCCAAGAAATTTCATAATAACGCGAAATTAGAGATTTTCACATTTTGCTTCCGAGACATTTACAATGCTTATGTCGTATTTAGTAATCTCAATTCTATCAGGGCTACTTATAGTACTGGCATATTTCATCCGCGTGATACTCACTACCTTGCAAGTTATAGTCTTCGCAAAAAAAGAATTATTGGAATTAATAGAAAACTTCTCGAAATATATGTTAATTATCAGAGTGTATCTTTCATGAATGAGATGAACCTTCAAGCGTCTTTGAAGAATTTCGACAATAGTTCCTACAAGATAATACCGCTACCGATTCCTGAGCATAATGAACAATCAAAAAAGAAGGCAATTTTGTCTAATAGAGTTATTAGAATTGTTTGGGTGGGACGGTTCGTGGATTTCAAGCTATCGTCGATAATCATGATAATTGATTTTGTCAGAAGGAACCCGGGATATCATTTGACCTTAATTGGTTATGGACCTTGTGAGAAAAGAATAAGAAGATATATAAGAAAAAATTCAGTTCCCAATGTAGATTTTGCTGGAAAAGTCCATCCAGATGAGCTGGACAAGAAATTATTGAACTATGATATTGGTTACTGTATGGGAACTTCTATATTGGAGACAGCAAAATTGGGAATTCCTACTGTTATTGCAGCAATGCTTCCAAAAAACTATTACAAGAAGAATCAAGGAGTCTGTCTTGGAATATTTGGCAAAGATTCTGGATTCAACTTAGGTGAGTTGGATATTGACGATAAATCACACTTGAGTTCAATAGATGATTGTATAAAAGACATCGTTGAGAATTACGCGGAGTATAGCTCTTTAACATTAAGTCATGTGCACCGCTTTGAGATGGGAGAAATAACGGAAGAGTATCTGAATCTCATAAAAAGTAGTACCTTGTGCTTGGAAAAGGATAGTGTTGTCTTACCTAAACCACCGATAATTAAATACGTAGCAAAGAGAATAATATATCTAGTAAAGGGCATAAAGGGAGGAAGTTAG
- the istB gene encoding IS21-like element ISKol10 family helper ATPase IstB yields the protein MSYENVHSLLKELKLEGISRVLDSSLQNWSKGDKNVLELIEDLLIAQKKENENKKYITALRYSGLPFHKTLEEFDFSFQPSIDRKQIMELKTLRFMYEKENVVFLGPPRVGKTHLAVGLGMEALREGKKIYFVNAITLVDRLKKAFVERHFEKTIRFYKSLDLLIIDELGYLPLDTEGAKLFFELVSQKYEQGSIILTSNRSFTEWDKIFEDEVLATAVLDRLLHHSMIVNIRGKSYRLKEKQKTGFIAIQTTIGRTDKLRKSER from the coding sequence ATGAGCTACGAAAACGTACACAGCTTGTTGAAAGAACTTAAACTGGAAGGAATCTCCAGGGTATTGGATTCTTCTCTCCAAAACTGGAGTAAAGGAGATAAAAACGTTCTCGAATTGATTGAAGATCTACTAATAGCCCAGAAGAAAGAAAACGAGAACAAGAAATACATAACGGCTCTCAGGTACAGTGGATTACCTTTCCACAAAACCCTGGAAGAGTTCGATTTCAGTTTCCAACCCAGCATAGACAGAAAACAGATAATGGAACTGAAAACCCTGAGATTCATGTACGAAAAAGAGAACGTGGTATTTCTTGGACCACCCAGAGTGGGGAAAACACACCTGGCGGTGGGACTTGGAATGGAAGCCCTAAGAGAAGGAAAGAAAATATACTTCGTTAACGCAATAACATTGGTGGATCGATTAAAGAAAGCCTTTGTTGAAAGACATTTCGAAAAAACCATTAGATTCTACAAATCCCTTGACCTACTAATAATAGACGAACTGGGATACCTACCATTGGATACAGAAGGAGCTAAGTTATTCTTTGAACTAGTGAGCCAGAAATACGAACAGGGAAGCATAATCCTGACGTCCAACAGAAGTTTTACCGAATGGGACAAGATATTCGAAGACGAAGTATTAGCAACAGCGGTATTAGATAGACTATTACATCATAGTATGATAGTCAATATTCGTGGAAAAAGTTACAGACTGAAAGAAAAACAGAAAACGGGGTTTATTGCTATACAGACGACGATTGGTAGAACCGACAAACTACGCAAATCTGAGCGATGA